A window of uncultured Litoreibacter sp. contains these coding sequences:
- a CDS encoding universal stress protein: MRKFLVVLDDSRECLNAMRFASMRAARTGGGVEVLAVIPPEEFNHWIGVGDIMRQEARERIEAHFEVFAKWMRDKQGIDPELVIREGEPVVEILAQVTDDPEVGVLVLGAGTDSGPGPLVTEMTRRSGSLPMPITIVPGDMSKERLEAIS, encoded by the coding sequence ATGCGTAAGTTTTTGGTGGTGCTGGATGACAGCAGAGAGTGCCTCAACGCGATGCGCTTCGCCTCCATGCGGGCCGCGCGCACGGGCGGCGGCGTCGAGGTTTTGGCCGTCATCCCGCCCGAGGAATTCAACCACTGGATCGGCGTCGGCGACATCATGCGCCAGGAGGCCCGCGAACGGATCGAGGCGCATTTCGAGGTCTTCGCCAAATGGATGCGCGACAAGCAGGGCATCGACCCCGAACTGGTGATCCGCGAGGGCGAGCCCGTCGTCGAAATTTTGGCGCAGGTCACGGATGACCCGGAGGTGGGCGTGCTGGTGCTTGGCGCGGGCACAGATAGCGGGCCCGGCCCGCTGGTGACGGAAATGACCCGCCGCTCCGGCTCCCTGCCAATGCCGATCACGATTGTGCCCGGCGACATGAGCAAGGAACGGCTGGAAGCGATTAGTTGA
- a CDS encoding serine protease: MQNSILCIRLICIALVFGWMPTSLTAQVPAASELTQAEIRSMQAALSFDGSYLGRLDGKWGAGTAAALSQSLSQRQQTKTHAFANLLKNWQMEHERMNWNVLNPEAGISVAYPSALLARETSASDVFSLASSSRSLVFRVIFGTASDAAEMHIWLKERHVGPSEFYQVERDWFWVSNGTLRSGKQVYLKTYLIDGVYMTALVQSERSQRARAQVMIASLSAGWGGLISIPLSGALRQAMLYDEQPNASTGESVNVIQAAPEQEKDEAPSRSGSGTGFYVNNTDVLTAAHVVDGCGRLSLEDGSPLRLINHNEVLDVALLSAVTRSKVWLPIQKEVAPKLGEKVYALGFPYLGLYDQGLSVTGGNVSALPNTLQDNARVMVSAPIQPGNSGGPLINEQGEVIGIVVSRANDIGVLGLTGTIPQNMNFVTSVQSIQKFLSDNNVVLPTSHTAFGSMENGIPESIQDATVVVLCH; this comes from the coding sequence GTGCAAAATTCAATTCTCTGTATACGGCTGATTTGCATCGCGCTGGTCTTTGGCTGGATGCCAACATCACTTACGGCACAGGTGCCGGCGGCATCTGAGTTAACGCAGGCCGAAATAAGATCAATGCAAGCCGCGTTAAGCTTTGATGGAAGTTACCTCGGTAGGTTGGATGGTAAGTGGGGGGCAGGTACGGCTGCTGCTCTGTCTCAAAGCCTTTCGCAGCGACAGCAGACGAAAACACATGCGTTCGCCAATCTACTTAAGAATTGGCAAATGGAACACGAACGCATGAATTGGAACGTGCTTAATCCAGAGGCTGGGATAAGCGTAGCATACCCGTCCGCGTTGCTCGCGCGAGAGACCTCCGCATCTGATGTCTTCTCACTTGCAAGCTCTTCACGCTCGCTGGTTTTCAGGGTGATCTTCGGAACCGCCTCCGATGCGGCAGAAATGCACATTTGGTTGAAAGAAAGGCACGTCGGCCCGTCCGAGTTCTATCAAGTGGAACGGGATTGGTTTTGGGTTTCAAATGGAACGCTTCGAAGTGGGAAACAGGTCTATCTAAAGACATATCTCATTGATGGCGTGTATATGACTGCGCTCGTCCAGTCCGAGAGGTCTCAGCGCGCACGCGCGCAAGTCATGATAGCAAGCTTAAGTGCTGGTTGGGGCGGGCTTATATCAATCCCCCTAAGTGGGGCGCTACGACAGGCAATGCTTTATGACGAGCAGCCAAATGCCTCAACCGGAGAAAGCGTAAATGTCATTCAAGCGGCTCCTGAGCAAGAAAAGGACGAAGCCCCCTCTCGTTCGGGGAGCGGCACTGGCTTCTACGTAAATAACACTGACGTTTTGACCGCGGCGCATGTCGTAGATGGTTGTGGACGGCTCTCACTTGAAGACGGTTCGCCGCTCCGCCTCATCAATCATAATGAGGTGTTGGATGTCGCACTACTGTCCGCTGTAACAAGATCGAAAGTTTGGTTGCCTATTCAAAAAGAAGTCGCCCCAAAACTAGGCGAGAAAGTGTATGCGCTTGGTTTCCCGTATTTGGGCCTTTACGATCAGGGGCTATCGGTGACTGGTGGCAATGTAAGCGCACTTCCGAATACCTTGCAAGATAACGCCCGTGTCATGGTTTCTGCCCCAATTCAGCCGGGAAACAGTGGAGGTCCATTGATTAATGAACAAGGAGAAGTCATTGGTATCGTTGTATCTCGCGCAAATGACATAGGCGTTCTAGGATTGACGGGAACTATCCCTCAAAACATGAACTTCGTTACTTCGGTGCAATCGATCCAAAAGTTTCTTTCTGATAACAATGTCGTTCTTCCCACATCTCATACGGCATTCGGTTCCATGGAAAACGGAATCCCAGAGAGTATCCAAGACGCAACTGTTGTTGTCTTATGCCACTAG
- a CDS encoding [protein-PII] uridylyltransferase, which produces MTEVETPGELICPASLIFDDADVFAKLDAQIAGAADAKAIRAATVETLKAAQATGRATIADAFAKDPFAAYPLTKSYTYLTDGLVRAALYVAKTHLHPLPTPTESERLALLAVGGYGRGEMAPFSDVDLLFLTPYKITAWAESVIESMLYILWDLKLKVGHASRTVKDCLRLGREDFTIRTALLEQRFIAGHQPLAEELDARLWKELFKNTAREFVEAKLEERSDRLKRHGGQRYLVEPNVKEGKGGLRDLQSLFWIAKYTRRVKTVAALVDAKVFTEEERDDFAAAENFLWAARSHLHLVANRANEVLSFDMQVEVADRMNYRDHDGRRAVEHFMQDYFRHATRVGELTRIILTDLEAQHVKQEPSIVTMLRNARRKKLKPGYKLRQNRLDVAGKKTFLRDPLNLLRVFEEALRTGYLIHPDLMRLIDANLHLLDEKTRWNKDASKIFLDTLLKHGNPERALRRMNELGVLGAFIPEFGNIIAMMQFNMYHSYTVDEHTIQTISVLAQIERAELVEELPIASSILKEGINRRIIYVALLVHDLGKGQKEDHSILGAKLARQIAPRLGLNSEECETVEWLVRYHLLMSDMAQKRDIADPRTVRDFAKAVKTVKRLDLLCVLTVCDIRGVGPDTWNNWKASLIRALYRQTRRGLENGMEALNREERGSEAKKNLRAALPDWEAKALRAETTRHYPPYWQGLHVTAHVDFAILLRGLDTDEVRTELTPDEDRDATRVCFAMADHPGIFSRMCGALALVGANVVDARTYTTKDGFATAAFWIQDSEGSPYEAAKLPRLKGMIEKTLKGEVVARDALKSRDKVKKREAQFRVPTSITFDNEGSEIYTIVEVDTRDRPGLLFDLTRTLANANIYIASAVIATYGAQVVDTFYVKDMFGLKFHSKSKQAGIERKLRTAISQGVERAQK; this is translated from the coding sequence GTGACCGAAGTCGAAACGCCGGGCGAGTTGATTTGCCCGGCGTCACTTATTTTTGACGACGCCGATGTTTTTGCAAAGCTGGACGCGCAGATCGCTGGGGCGGCGGACGCAAAGGCGATCAGAGCGGCGACCGTCGAAACGCTGAAAGCGGCACAGGCAACAGGGCGTGCGACCATCGCCGACGCGTTTGCCAAAGACCCATTTGCGGCCTACCCCCTGACAAAGAGCTATACCTACCTCACCGACGGGCTGGTCCGCGCGGCGCTATACGTTGCAAAGACGCATCTTCATCCGCTGCCGACGCCAACCGAGTCTGAGCGGCTGGCCCTGCTGGCAGTTGGTGGGTATGGGCGCGGCGAGATGGCCCCGTTTTCTGACGTCGACCTCCTTTTTCTCACGCCTTACAAAATTACCGCATGGGCGGAGAGCGTGATCGAATCCATGCTCTACATCCTTTGGGATCTGAAGCTGAAAGTGGGACATGCATCCCGCACCGTCAAAGACTGCCTCCGGCTGGGGCGGGAAGATTTCACCATTCGCACAGCGCTGCTCGAACAACGGTTCATCGCGGGTCATCAACCGCTCGCCGAGGAGCTGGATGCGCGGCTTTGGAAGGAGCTGTTCAAAAACACGGCCCGCGAATTCGTCGAGGCCAAGCTGGAAGAACGCTCTGACCGCCTCAAACGGCATGGCGGGCAACGCTATCTGGTGGAACCCAACGTCAAGGAAGGAAAAGGCGGGCTGCGCGACCTGCAGTCCCTGTTTTGGATCGCCAAATACACCCGCCGGGTAAAAACCGTGGCAGCGCTGGTGGATGCAAAAGTGTTCACCGAAGAGGAGCGCGACGACTTCGCCGCCGCCGAAAACTTCCTGTGGGCGGCCCGGTCACATTTGCACCTTGTCGCCAACCGCGCCAACGAGGTGCTCAGCTTCGACATGCAGGTCGAGGTGGCCGACCGCATGAACTACCGCGACCATGACGGCCGCCGCGCGGTTGAGCATTTCATGCAGGACTACTTCCGCCACGCCACCCGCGTGGGCGAGCTGACCCGCATTATCCTGACCGACCTGGAAGCGCAGCACGTCAAGCAAGAGCCCTCGATCGTGACCATGCTGCGCAATGCCCGGCGCAAGAAGCTGAAACCCGGCTACAAATTGCGGCAAAACCGGCTGGATGTTGCGGGCAAGAAAACCTTTCTGAGGGACCCTCTCAACCTGCTGCGCGTTTTTGAAGAGGCACTGCGCACCGGCTATCTGATCCACCCGGATCTGATGCGGCTAATCGATGCAAACCTGCATTTGCTCGATGAGAAGACGCGTTGGAACAAAGACGCGTCCAAGATTTTCCTCGACACGCTGCTCAAGCACGGCAACCCGGAACGCGCCCTGCGCCGGATGAACGAGCTGGGCGTTTTGGGGGCGTTCATCCCCGAATTCGGCAACATCATCGCGATGATGCAATTCAACATGTATCACAGCTACACGGTGGACGAGCACACCATCCAGACGATCTCGGTTCTGGCGCAGATCGAGCGCGCGGAACTGGTCGAGGAGCTGCCGATTGCGTCCTCCATCCTCAAGGAAGGTATCAACCGGCGCATCATCTACGTGGCGCTGCTGGTGCATGATCTCGGCAAGGGCCAAAAGGAAGACCACTCCATCTTGGGCGCGAAATTGGCCCGTCAGATCGCGCCGCGGTTGGGCCTGAATTCCGAGGAATGTGAAACCGTTGAGTGGCTGGTGCGCTACCATCTGTTGATGTCTGATATGGCGCAGAAACGCGATATCGCGGACCCTCGAACGGTGCGCGACTTTGCAAAGGCGGTAAAGACGGTGAAGCGGCTGGACCTGCTGTGCGTGCTGACCGTCTGCGATATCCGCGGGGTCGGGCCCGACACCTGGAACAATTGGAAAGCATCGTTGATCCGCGCGCTCTACCGCCAAACGCGGCGTGGGCTGGAGAACGGCATGGAGGCGCTGAACCGCGAAGAACGCGGATCGGAAGCCAAGAAGAACCTGCGCGCGGCCTTGCCGGATTGGGAAGCAAAGGCCCTTCGGGCCGAAACCACGCGTCACTACCCCCCCTATTGGCAGGGCCTGCATGTGACTGCGCATGTTGATTTTGCAATCCTGCTGCGCGGGCTAGATACAGACGAGGTGCGCACCGAACTGACGCCTGATGAGGATCGCGATGCCACCCGCGTTTGTTTCGCCATGGCCGACCATCCCGGGATTTTCTCACGCATGTGCGGGGCGCTCGCCCTCGTAGGGGCCAACGTGGTGGATGCGCGCACCTACACCACCAAGGACGGCTTCGCGACCGCCGCGTTTTGGATCCAGGATTCTGAGGGCAGCCCCTACGAGGCGGCAAAACTGCCCCGCCTGAAGGGCATGATTGAGAAGACCCTCAAAGGAGAGGTGGTCGCCCGTGACGCGCTGAAATCCCGCGACAAGGTCAAAAAGCGCGAGGCGCAATTCAGGGTTCCGACATCCATCACCTTCGACAATGAGGGGTCGGAAATTTACACCATTGTCGAAGTCGACACGCGAGACCGGCCGGGCCTTTTGTTCGATCTCACCCGCACTCTGGCAAACGCCAATATCTACATCGCCTCCGCCGTCATCGCGACCTACGGCGCGCAGGTCGTCGATACGTTCTACGTAAAAGATATGTTCGGGCTGAAATTTCATTCCAAATCCAAACAGGCCGGAATCGAACGAAAGCTGCGGACCGCGATCAGCCAAGGCGTCGAAAGGGCACAGAAATGA
- a CDS encoding rhomboid family intramembrane serine protease, whose protein sequence is MYDPHADESPFNALPPVVVVLALIMGVNELVLQAGDRGMFGVPPRIIFFEDYAFRPAVWEFMITRGQFPLEHLMRFITFPFIHGSFTHAAFAIVIVLAIGKAVGEIFSSVAFLAVFFLSSVFGAVVYGTLVSVNAPLIGGYPGAYGLIGAFTFLLWVNLAAVGANSMRAFSLIGVLLGIQLVFGILFGAGLDWIADIAAFVAGFGLSFVLSPGGWSRVLEKLRRD, encoded by the coding sequence ATGTACGACCCACACGCCGACGAAAGCCCGTTCAACGCCCTGCCGCCCGTCGTGGTGGTGCTGGCGCTTATCATGGGGGTCAATGAGCTGGTGCTACAGGCGGGCGACCGAGGCATGTTCGGTGTTCCGCCGCGCATCATATTCTTCGAGGACTACGCCTTCCGTCCGGCGGTTTGGGAATTCATGATCACCCGGGGGCAGTTCCCCTTGGAGCATTTGATGCGGTTCATCACCTTCCCGTTTATCCACGGCTCCTTCACCCATGCGGCCTTTGCCATTGTGATCGTGTTGGCAATCGGTAAGGCCGTTGGCGAAATATTCAGTTCTGTCGCTTTCCTGGCGGTGTTCTTCCTGTCATCGGTGTTCGGGGCCGTGGTCTATGGCACCCTTGTGTCGGTTAACGCGCCCCTCATCGGGGGCTATCCCGGCGCATATGGGCTTATCGGCGCATTCACCTTCTTGCTTTGGGTCAATCTTGCGGCGGTCGGCGCGAACTCGATGCGCGCCTTTTCCCTGATCGGGGTGTTGCTGGGAATTCAGTTGGTCTTCGGAATTTTGTTTGGTGCAGGGCTGGATTGGATCGCTGATATCGCTGCGTTTGTCGCCGGTTTCGGGTTGTCCTTCGTCCTCAGCCCCGGTGGTTGGTCCCGTGTATTGGAGAAGCTGCGGCGGGACTAA
- a CDS encoding branched-chain amino acid aminotransferase — MATGTNIKTYFEGRWHDGDVPIINAADHGAWLGTSVFDGARYFEGVVPDLEAHCARVNRSAEALMITPTMETADIVEAVREGLQMYAKDATVYIRPMYWALDGGDLGVDPKPGATGFTICLEEIPMAPKGKATTLTTTRFRRPVMEDAVVNAKAGCLYPNNARMLIEARNKGYGNALVADALGNVAETATANIFMVKDGEVFTPVPNGTFLAGITRARHMKNLRDNGIKVHEEVLGFDDFRAADEVFMSGNMMKVTPVTEFDGTHYQQGPVTSQVRDMYWDWALSEGAL; from the coding sequence ATGGCGACCGGCACCAATATCAAAACCTATTTCGAAGGCCGCTGGCATGACGGAGACGTCCCCATCATCAACGCCGCCGATCACGGCGCTTGGCTTGGAACCTCCGTCTTTGACGGCGCGCGTTATTTCGAAGGTGTCGTCCCTGATCTGGAGGCGCATTGCGCCCGCGTCAACCGCTCCGCCGAGGCGCTGATGATCACCCCCACTATGGAAACCGCCGACATTGTCGAAGCCGTCCGCGAAGGCCTGCAGATGTATGCCAAGGACGCGACGGTCTATATCCGGCCCATGTATTGGGCGTTGGATGGCGGTGACCTGGGCGTGGACCCGAAACCCGGCGCCACTGGCTTCACCATCTGCCTTGAAGAAATTCCGATGGCCCCGAAAGGCAAGGCCACGACGTTGACCACTACACGGTTCCGCCGCCCCGTCATGGAAGACGCGGTGGTCAATGCCAAGGCGGGATGCCTCTATCCCAACAACGCGCGGATGCTGATCGAGGCCCGCAACAAGGGCTACGGTAACGCGTTGGTGGCGGATGCTTTGGGCAACGTGGCGGAGACGGCAACCGCCAACATCTTCATGGTGAAAGACGGCGAGGTTTTCACGCCGGTTCCAAACGGCACCTTCCTGGCAGGTATCACCCGCGCCCGGCACATGAAGAACCTGCGCGACAATGGGATCAAGGTGCATGAGGAGGTGCTCGGTTTCGACGATTTCCGCGCCGCCGACGAGGTGTTCATGTCCGGCAACATGATGAAGGTCACGCCAGTGACCGAGTTTGACGGAACGCACTACCAGCAAGGGCCTGTGACGTCCCAAGTCCGCGACATGTATTGGGACTGGGCCCTGTCCGAGGGCGCGCTTTGA
- the murJ gene encoding murein biosynthesis integral membrane protein MurJ yields MSEQNRLMRGFATVGVWTLLSRVLGFIRDVLIAGFLGSGPVAEAFLIAFSLPNMFRRFFAEGAFNMAFVPMFSKKVESGEGPLEFARDAFTGLATILIVFTAIAQVFMPALVLLMASGFAADDRLDLATLFGRIAFPYILFISLAALLSGVLNSTGRFVAAAAAPVLLNVLFILAVTLAYYARWDIGLTLAWAVPIAGIAQLALVWSAAARAGYRLVPTIPRLTPELKRLAIIAAPAALAGGVVQINLLVGRNVASWTEGAIAWVNYADRLYQLPLGVVAIAIGVVLLPELSRRLQANDDKGGQDALSRAAEVALILTIPCAIALVVIPLPMISVLFERGQFTSQDAAATALAVAVYGLGLPAFVLQKIFQPIYFAREDTKSPFKFALVSMLVNAGIAVGLWFYLDYIAAALATSLAGWTMAWLLWRYSRKFGPAAELDARFRTRLPRIIAASLMMGAVLYVLHLVLGPLLSTDGWRYAALALLLVAGGASYGLFGRLTGAFKPSELTAALRR; encoded by the coding sequence ATGAGCGAGCAAAACCGCCTGATGCGGGGCTTTGCCACGGTTGGGGTCTGGACCTTGCTGAGCCGGGTATTGGGGTTCATCCGCGACGTTCTGATTGCCGGCTTTCTTGGGTCAGGGCCGGTTGCCGAAGCGTTTTTGATCGCGTTCTCCCTGCCCAACATGTTCCGCCGTTTCTTCGCAGAAGGCGCGTTCAACATGGCTTTTGTGCCGATGTTCTCCAAGAAGGTGGAATCGGGCGAAGGCCCGCTGGAATTTGCCCGCGACGCGTTCACGGGCCTTGCCACGATCCTGATTGTGTTCACTGCCATAGCGCAGGTCTTCATGCCCGCGCTCGTGCTGCTGATGGCATCCGGCTTTGCCGCTGATGACAGGCTGGATCTGGCCACGCTCTTTGGTCGCATTGCGTTTCCCTACATTCTTTTCATTTCGCTCGCGGCCTTGCTCTCTGGGGTGCTGAACTCCACTGGCCGGTTTGTGGCAGCGGCAGCGGCGCCGGTGCTGCTGAACGTGCTGTTCATTCTCGCCGTGACGCTTGCGTATTATGCGCGATGGGATATCGGGCTGACGCTGGCGTGGGCGGTGCCCATTGCCGGTATCGCGCAACTTGCATTGGTCTGGTCGGCCGCGGCGCGGGCTGGCTACAGGCTGGTCCCGACCATTCCGCGCCTGACGCCAGAGCTGAAGCGCCTGGCCATCATCGCAGCGCCCGCCGCGCTCGCAGGCGGGGTGGTGCAGATCAACCTGTTGGTGGGCCGCAACGTGGCCAGCTGGACCGAGGGCGCGATTGCGTGGGTCAACTATGCCGACCGCCTCTACCAACTTCCGCTAGGTGTCGTTGCCATTGCCATCGGTGTGGTGCTGCTGCCCGAGCTGTCGCGCCGTCTTCAGGCGAATGATGACAAAGGCGGGCAAGACGCGCTCAGCCGCGCGGCGGAAGTAGCACTTATCCTGACGATACCTTGCGCAATCGCGTTGGTGGTCATCCCGCTGCCGATGATTTCGGTCCTGTTCGAGCGCGGCCAATTCACGTCCCAAGATGCCGCCGCAACGGCGCTTGCCGTCGCGGTCTATGGGTTGGGTCTGCCCGCCTTCGTGCTGCAAAAGATATTCCAACCAATTTACTTTGCGCGGGAGGACACCAAGAGCCCCTTCAAATTCGCTCTGGTTTCGATGCTGGTCAACGCGGGCATTGCCGTGGGGCTGTGGTTCTATCTCGACTACATCGCCGCTGCATTGGCGACGTCGCTGGCAGGCTGGACCATGGCGTGGCTGCTTTGGCGGTACTCCCGCAAATTCGGGCCGGCCGCCGAACTGGACGCCCGGTTCCGCACCCGGCTGCCAAGAATCATTGCGGCGTCTCTCATGATGGGGGCCGTGCTCTATGTGCTGCATTTGGTGCTGGGGCCGCTGCTGAGCACTGATGGATGGCGCTACGCCGCGCTTGCACTGCTTCTCGTCGCCGGCGGGGCGTCTTACGGCCTGTTTGGCCGCCTGACAGGGGCGTTCAAACCCTCTGAACTAACGGCCGCGCTGCGCCGTTAG
- a CDS encoding alpha/beta hydrolase, whose protein sequence is MKALLLPGLDGTGALHDDFCRALGLDCEALRYPKNMARYGDLGRHVAEHLPTDPFVIIAESFSGPLAIQVAASRPAKLRAIVFVASFARAPRPAPAFAAKALQWMPMKSRLACQMMQPAVMGRWANRKFTTTLWAALKTVPAKTLAARLDQVLRVDETATFGAIDVPMLYLRATSDRLVPKAAARPFEAAGASVQNIDGPHFLLQAQPDAAAAAIRSFVTALGVEAAPASD, encoded by the coding sequence GTGAAGGCGCTGCTCCTGCCCGGGCTGGACGGCACGGGCGCGTTGCATGACGATTTCTGTCGCGCGCTGGGCCTCGACTGCGAGGCTCTGCGCTACCCTAAAAATATGGCCCGCTACGGTGATCTCGGCCGACATGTGGCGGAGCACTTGCCGACAGACCCGTTCGTGATCATCGCCGAATCCTTCTCCGGCCCGCTTGCCATCCAGGTCGCGGCATCCCGCCCGGCCAAGTTACGCGCCATAGTGTTCGTCGCCAGCTTCGCGCGGGCACCGCGCCCTGCCCCGGCCTTTGCGGCTAAGGCCCTGCAATGGATGCCGATGAAATCCCGTTTGGCCTGCCAGATGATGCAACCTGCGGTGATGGGCCGGTGGGCCAACCGCAAGTTCACAACCACGCTTTGGGCGGCGCTGAAAACTGTCCCCGCCAAGACCTTGGCGGCGCGGCTGGACCAGGTGCTGCGGGTGGACGAAACGGCGACATTCGGCGCGATTGACGTCCCGATGCTTTACTTGCGCGCGACCTCGGACCGGTTGGTGCCCAAGGCAGCCGCAAGGCCATTCGAAGCCGCTGGCGCCAGCGTTCAAAACATCGACGGCCCGCATTTTCTTTTGCAGGCGCAACCCGATGCTGCAGCGGCCGCCATACGCAGCTTTGTGACAGCCCTTGGGGTGGAAGCCGCCCCCGCGTCTGACTAA
- the trpS gene encoding tryptophan--tRNA ligase: MATEFTPRVFSGIQPSGGLTLGNYLGAIKRFVDMQAAEFETIYCMVDLHAITVWQDPGDLRKNTRELCAGFIASGIDPEQSILFNQSQVPEHTQLAWIFNTVARMGWLNRMTQFKDKAGKNRENSSVGLFAYPALMAADILVYHATHVPVGDDQKQHVELTRDIAAKFNHDYGVDFFPITEPVIEGAATRVMSLRDGSKKMSKSDPSDMSRINMTDDADAIAQKIRKARTDPDALPSEADGLKDRAEARNLVNIYAALDDSTVDQVLTDVGGKQFSEFKPMLADLAVAKLSPISGEMARLMGEQAEIDKILARGAERARDVAAPVLKKTYEIVGMVS, translated from the coding sequence ATGGCCACCGAATTCACACCGCGCGTCTTTTCCGGCATCCAGCCGTCCGGCGGGCTGACGCTGGGCAACTATCTGGGCGCGATCAAGCGTTTCGTGGACATGCAGGCGGCCGAGTTTGAGACCATCTACTGCATGGTCGATCTGCACGCGATCACCGTCTGGCAGGACCCAGGCGATCTGCGCAAGAACACGCGCGAGCTGTGCGCGGGCTTCATCGCGTCGGGCATCGACCCTGAACAGTCCATTTTGTTCAATCAAAGCCAGGTGCCCGAGCACACCCAGCTGGCATGGATTTTCAACACCGTGGCCCGCATGGGCTGGTTGAACCGCATGACGCAGTTCAAGGACAAGGCCGGCAAGAACCGGGAGAATTCCTCCGTAGGGCTGTTCGCCTACCCTGCCCTGATGGCCGCCGACATTCTGGTCTACCACGCCACCCATGTGCCGGTCGGCGACGACCAGAAACAGCATGTGGAGCTGACGCGCGACATTGCCGCCAAGTTCAACCACGATTACGGCGTGGATTTCTTCCCGATCACCGAGCCGGTGATTGAAGGCGCCGCCACCCGCGTGATGAGCCTGCGCGACGGGTCCAAGAAGATGTCCAAGTCCGACCCCTCGGATATGAGCCGGATCAACATGACCGACGATGCCGACGCTATTGCCCAGAAAATCCGCAAGGCCCGCACCGACCCCGACGCGCTGCCTTCCGAGGCTGACGGCCTGAAAGACCGGGCTGAGGCACGCAATCTGGTCAACATCTACGCAGCTCTTGATGACAGCACCGTCGATCAGGTTCTGACGGATGTGGGCGGCAAGCAATTCTCGGAATTCAAGCCGATGCTGGCGGATTTGGCCGTGGCCAAGCTGTCGCCCATCTCGGGCGAGATGGCGCGGTTGATGGGCGAGCAGGCCGAGATCGACAAGATCCTGGCCCGTGGCGCGGAACGCGCCCGCGACGTGGCGGCCCCCGTCCTGAAGAAAACCTACGAGATCGTGGGCATGGTCAGCTGA
- a CDS encoding rhodanese-like domain-containing protein has translation MKTAKDYMAAANAAVTRIPGADAISKHGTGAVFVDVRDSSAVAKSGTIEGAVWVPRGMLEFMADADNQYHNPALQKDAELYLVCGAGGQAALAGKTLQDMGFTNVTNIGGIGEWKEAGGPMQDG, from the coding sequence ATGAAAACCGCAAAAGATTACATGGCAGCAGCGAATGCCGCCGTGACCCGCATTCCGGGGGCTGACGCAATTTCCAAGCATGGCACCGGTGCCGTCTTCGTGGACGTGCGCGATTCAAGCGCCGTGGCCAAATCCGGCACCATCGAAGGCGCTGTTTGGGTGCCGCGCGGGATGCTTGAATTTATGGCAGATGCCGACAACCAATATCACAACCCTGCCCTGCAAAAGGATGCCGAATTGTATCTGGTCTGCGGCGCGGGCGGTCAGGCCGCATTGGCGGGAAAGACCCTGCAGGACATGGGCTTTACCAACGTGACTAACATTGGCGGCATCGGCGAATGGAAAGAGGCCGGCGGGCCGATGCAAGACGGCTGA
- a CDS encoding NifU family protein, producing MFIQTESTPNPATLKFLPGQEVLEVGTADFPTPDTAGSSPLATRIFAVEGVTGVFMGLDFVTVTKADGVEWDHIKPAILGAIMEHYQSGAKAVEGEASSGHAEHTGEDGEIVGQIKELLDTRVRPAVAQDGGDITFHGFDRGVVYLHMQGACAGCPSSTLTLKMGIENLLRHYIPEVLEVRPVAA from the coding sequence ATGTTCATTCAAACCGAATCCACTCCGAACCCCGCGACCCTGAAGTTCCTGCCCGGCCAGGAAGTGCTGGAGGTAGGCACCGCAGATTTCCCGACGCCAGACACGGCAGGGTCGTCGCCTTTGGCCACACGCATTTTTGCTGTGGAGGGCGTGACAGGGGTGTTCATGGGCTTGGATTTTGTGACCGTCACCAAGGCGGATGGCGTCGAATGGGATCACATCAAACCAGCGATCCTCGGCGCGATCATGGAGCATTACCAATCGGGGGCGAAGGCGGTTGAAGGCGAAGCCTCCTCCGGCCACGCGGAACATACCGGCGAGGACGGCGAGATTGTCGGCCAGATCAAAGAGCTGTTGGACACCCGCGTGCGCCCTGCCGTGGCCCAAGATGGCGGCGACATCACCTTCCACGGCTTTGACCGCGGCGTGGTTTACCTGCACATGCAAGGCGCCTGCGCCGGTTGCCCGTCATCCACATTGACGCTGAAAATGGGCATCGAGAACCTGCTGCGCCACTACATCCCAGAGGTGTTGGAAGTGCGTCCCGTGGCTGCATAG